In Zobellia roscoffensis, the following are encoded in one genomic region:
- a CDS encoding DMT family transporter — MSRRTLAILAALGATIIYALNHTIAKGVMPNYVQPFGFIMLRVIGAAILFWSISFFGPKEKIDKKDYPRMFICALLGMGLNMLVFFKGLSLSTPINSAVLITTTPIVVVLLSAILIKEKIIPKKMLGILIGLLGALGLIFFGTETRQDAPNIPLGNFLIFMNSVFYGSYLIGAKTLIAKYHPFTFMKWLFTIGIFICLPLGYHELLAIDWPNLPFEALWKIVFVVLGTTFCTYLFNIFALTQLRASTLSAFVYMQPLIGILFAVATGQDKLTTLKIVAGCLVFLGVYLASKKPKPDPLES, encoded by the coding sequence GTGAGCAGACGCACACTTGCCATATTAGCCGCCTTAGGCGCAACCATTATTTACGCTCTAAACCACACCATTGCCAAAGGTGTAATGCCTAATTATGTTCAGCCTTTTGGCTTCATAATGTTACGCGTAATTGGAGCGGCCATACTCTTTTGGAGTATTTCATTTTTTGGACCGAAAGAAAAAATCGATAAAAAAGATTATCCAAGAATGTTCATTTGTGCACTCTTGGGTATGGGTCTTAACATGTTAGTTTTCTTTAAAGGCCTATCCCTTTCTACACCTATTAATAGTGCGGTCTTGATTACAACTACACCAATTGTTGTGGTCTTGCTCTCCGCTATTTTGATAAAGGAAAAAATTATTCCTAAAAAAATGTTAGGTATCCTTATTGGTCTTCTAGGAGCACTTGGGCTTATTTTTTTCGGAACTGAAACAAGACAAGATGCCCCTAATATTCCTTTGGGGAACTTTCTTATTTTTATGAATTCTGTGTTTTACGGTTCTTATTTGATTGGAGCAAAAACCTTAATCGCCAAATACCATCCGTTTACTTTTATGAAATGGTTGTTTACCATTGGCATATTCATCTGCCTTCCTCTTGGATATCATGAGCTTCTTGCCATAGACTGGCCCAACTTACCCTTTGAAGCGTTATGGAAAATTGTATTTGTAGTCTTGGGAACTACGTTTTGCACCTATCTATTTAACATTTTTGCACTTACACAGCTCAGAGCCTCTACTTTAAGTGCTTTTGTATACATGCAACCGCTCATAGGTATCCTTTTTGCTGTTGCTACAGGACAGGACAAGCTCACCACCCTTAAAATAGTAGCGGGTTGCCTCGTATTCTTAGGTGTGTACTTGGCCAGTAAAAAGCCTAAACCAGATCCTTTGGAGTCCTAG
- a CDS encoding cystathionine gamma-synthase, whose product MDEKTLKFNSKTIHGGQKPDEAYGAVMPPIYQTSTYAQTTPGGHKGYEYSRSANPTRTALENSLASIENGNYGLAFASGLAAMDAVIKLLSPGDEVVSTNDLYGGSYRLFKKVFEKYGIKFNFVGMQHVDAIESAINNNTKLIWVETPTNPMMNIIDIKGVAQLAKKYKVLLAVDNTFATPYLQTPLDLGADIVMHSATKYLGGHSDVVAGALVVKDKDIADELYFIQNASGAILGPTDSFLVLRGIKTLHVRMQRHCENGEAIAKFLAKHAKIEKVNWPGFESHPNHEIAKSQMNGFGGMISFVTKGSSYEDAIKIVEKLKVFTLAESLGGVESLAGHPASMTHASIPKEEREKSGVVDALIRLSVGIEDIEDLIADLEQAIS is encoded by the coding sequence ATGGACGAAAAAACGTTAAAATTCAATAGCAAGACAATTCACGGAGGGCAAAAACCTGATGAAGCTTATGGTGCAGTGATGCCTCCTATTTATCAAACGTCTACTTATGCCCAGACCACGCCTGGAGGACATAAAGGATATGAGTATTCAAGAAGTGCTAATCCTACCAGAACAGCTCTGGAGAATTCTTTGGCCAGTATTGAGAATGGGAATTATGGTTTAGCCTTTGCTAGTGGTCTTGCGGCAATGGATGCAGTAATTAAATTATTGAGTCCTGGTGATGAAGTGGTTTCAACTAATGACCTATATGGAGGAAGTTACCGCTTGTTTAAAAAGGTTTTTGAAAAGTATGGTATCAAATTCAATTTTGTTGGCATGCAGCATGTAGATGCCATCGAATCTGCCATAAACAACAATACAAAGTTGATTTGGGTTGAGACACCTACAAATCCAATGATGAACATCATAGATATAAAGGGGGTTGCCCAACTCGCTAAAAAATATAAAGTACTGCTGGCTGTAGATAATACGTTTGCTACACCTTATTTGCAGACGCCATTAGATTTGGGTGCGGATATTGTAATGCATTCCGCTACAAAATACCTAGGTGGGCATAGCGATGTTGTTGCCGGTGCACTGGTTGTAAAGGATAAAGATATTGCAGATGAGTTGTATTTTATTCAAAATGCCAGTGGTGCTATTTTAGGGCCAACGGATAGTTTTTTGGTGTTACGTGGTATAAAAACGCTTCATGTACGCATGCAGAGGCATTGTGAGAATGGAGAAGCAATAGCAAAGTTTTTGGCTAAGCATGCAAAGATTGAAAAAGTAAATTGGCCAGGGTTTGAAAGTCACCCTAATCATGAAATAGCAAAAAGTCAAATGAATGGTTTTGGAGGCATGATTTCCTTTGTGACCAAAGGAAGCAGTTATGAAGATGCCATTAAAATTGTTGAAAAATTAAAGGTATTTACGTTGGCAGAGTCCTTGGGTGGAGTGGAGAGTTTGGCTGGGCATCCGGCAAGTATGACCCATGCTAGTATTCCAAAGGAGGAAAGGGAAAAAAGTGGAGTTGTAGATGCTTTGATACGGTTAAGTGTAGGTATTGAGGATATTGAGGATCTGATTGCTGATTTGGAGCAAGCAATAAGCTAG
- a CDS encoding DinB family protein, with amino-acid sequence MKKLFDVILQNRKRLYKILEETPKEQLLEIPEGFNNNIWWNIAHTVITPQVLVYKFSHLQMRVSEELVEKFKKGTVPDGTATEEEMMIVADFLISTLEWMVEDYEAGLFQEYAEYTTSAGVTLTSTEDALAFTAYHEGLHAGAIISLLKVVGK; translated from the coding sequence TTGAAAAAACTTTTTGATGTCATTTTACAGAACAGAAAACGTTTATATAAAATTTTAGAGGAAACGCCCAAGGAGCAATTACTTGAGATACCTGAGGGTTTTAACAATAATATTTGGTGGAATATAGCTCATACCGTAATTACACCGCAGGTTTTAGTGTATAAGTTTAGTCACCTTCAAATGCGTGTTTCGGAGGAATTGGTCGAAAAATTTAAAAAAGGAACAGTGCCAGATGGAACTGCAACTGAGGAGGAAATGATGATAGTTGCCGACTTTCTTATTTCTACTTTAGAATGGATGGTTGAAGATTACGAAGCGGGACTTTTTCAAGAATATGCTGAATATACCACTAGTGCCGGTGTAACCTTAACATCAACAGAAGATGCACTTGCATTTACTGCATACCATGAAGGTTTGCATGCCGGAGCAATTATTTCATTGCTCAAGGTTGTTGGAAAATAA
- the gdhA gene encoding NADP-specific glutamate dehydrogenase — protein MDIKIRDFMDEIKNRNGHEPEFIQAVQEVAETVIPYIAKHKIYNGKNILLRMVEPERLISFRVAWIDDEGEIHVNRGYRIQMNSAIGPYKGGLRFHPSVNASILKFLAFEQVFKNSLTTLPMGGGKGGSDFDPKGKSDDEVMRFCHAFMTELCRHIGPNTDVPAGDIGVGAREIGFLFGMYKKIRNEFTGVLTGKGLSWGGSKIRPEATGYGTVYFAQSMLKTKNETFDGKTVVISGSGNVAQYAAEKVLQLGGKIVTLSDSGGYIYDADGIDAEKLAFVMELKNERRGRISEYTDKYKGSEYHKGKTPWGVKCDIALPCATQNELLVDDAKTLIENGCMCVAEGANMPCDADAVHAFHAAKILFAPGKASNAGGVATSGLEMSQNSLRISWTREEVDERLRDIMEDIHDSCIEYGKEEDGFCNYVKGANIAGFVKVADAMLAQGVI, from the coding sequence ATGGATATTAAGATTAGAGATTTCATGGATGAAATCAAAAATAGAAACGGGCATGAGCCTGAGTTCATTCAAGCGGTGCAAGAAGTTGCTGAAACGGTAATTCCATATATCGCAAAACATAAAATATACAACGGTAAGAATATCTTGCTACGAATGGTTGAACCAGAGCGACTAATTTCGTTTAGAGTTGCTTGGATAGATGATGAGGGAGAAATACATGTAAATAGAGGATATCGCATTCAAATGAATTCAGCTATTGGCCCTTACAAGGGAGGTTTGCGGTTCCATCCATCAGTTAATGCTAGTATTTTAAAGTTCTTGGCTTTTGAACAAGTGTTTAAAAATAGCTTAACAACTTTACCCATGGGTGGAGGAAAAGGGGGTTCGGATTTTGACCCCAAAGGAAAGTCGGATGATGAAGTGATGCGGTTTTGTCATGCGTTTATGACAGAGCTTTGCCGTCATATTGGTCCAAATACAGATGTTCCTGCCGGAGATATTGGTGTGGGTGCCCGAGAAATAGGATTCTTGTTTGGTATGTATAAAAAAATTAGAAATGAGTTTACGGGTGTCTTAACCGGTAAAGGTCTGTCATGGGGTGGTTCTAAAATTCGCCCAGAGGCAACAGGATACGGAACGGTATATTTTGCTCAAAGTATGCTTAAAACAAAAAATGAAACTTTTGATGGTAAAACCGTGGTTATTTCCGGTTCTGGTAATGTGGCCCAATATGCTGCAGAAAAAGTACTTCAATTAGGAGGCAAAATTGTTACCTTATCTGATTCTGGTGGTTATATTTACGATGCTGATGGAATAGATGCCGAGAAACTAGCTTTTGTGATGGAATTAAAGAACGAAAGACGTGGAAGAATATCAGAATATACCGACAAGTATAAAGGTTCTGAATATCACAAAGGTAAAACGCCTTGGGGTGTTAAGTGTGATATAGCCTTACCGTGTGCCACTCAGAATGAGTTGTTGGTTGATGATGCCAAAACGTTAATAGAAAATGGTTGTATGTGTGTTGCCGAAGGTGCTAATATGCCTTGTGATGCAGATGCGGTTCATGCTTTTCATGCCGCTAAAATTTTGTTTGCTCCAGGTAAAGCTTCTAATGCTGGTGGAGTTGCTACTTCAGGACTTGAAATGTCTCAGAATTCATTGCGAATTAGTTGGACCAGAGAAGAGGTTGACGAAAGACTTCGTGATATTATGGAAGATATTCATGATTCCTGTATTGAGTACGGAAAAGAAGAAGATGGTTTTTGTAATTACGTAAAAGGAGCAAACATAGCAGGTTTCGTAAAAGTTGCCGATGCCATGTTAGCGCAGGGTGTGATTTAG
- a CDS encoding NAD(P)H-dependent flavin oxidoreductase, with protein sequence MSTKPSFINDLDLPAIAAPMFLISGPKLVIECCKNGIVGTFPALNQRTSEGFEEWLIEIKTELEKFENETGKKPAPFGVNLIVHPTNPRLEADVKLCIKHKVPLVITSLGAVSMVVDAIHSYGGLVFHDIIKKRHAEKAQEAGVDGLILVAAGAGGHAGTINPMTLVAEIKKFFHKTIILSGCISTGRDIASALQMGADLAYMGTRFINTDESKATPEYKKMIIDAGANDVVYTASISGVHANFLGASLKAAGITEEDLKKDTKIDFGKELDTEAKAWKTIWSAGQGSALIDNSIPVAELISNLKSEFKFAIEQQIMVLEKYPK encoded by the coding sequence ATGAGCACAAAACCTTCTTTTATAAACGATTTGGATTTACCTGCCATTGCCGCCCCTATGTTTTTGATTTCAGGGCCAAAACTTGTAATTGAGTGTTGTAAAAATGGTATTGTAGGTACGTTTCCGGCATTGAACCAACGTACTAGTGAAGGTTTTGAAGAATGGCTCATAGAAATAAAGACCGAACTTGAAAAATTCGAAAACGAAACTGGCAAAAAACCTGCTCCGTTTGGTGTAAACCTCATTGTGCACCCAACCAACCCAAGATTAGAAGCGGACGTAAAGCTTTGTATAAAGCACAAAGTCCCGTTGGTAATCACCTCTTTAGGGGCGGTTTCTATGGTCGTGGATGCTATTCATAGTTATGGAGGGCTCGTATTCCATGACATCATAAAAAAACGTCATGCCGAAAAAGCTCAAGAAGCTGGCGTTGACGGGTTAATCCTAGTTGCAGCTGGTGCAGGAGGCCATGCAGGAACTATAAACCCAATGACTTTAGTTGCAGAAATAAAAAAATTCTTTCATAAGACCATAATTCTTTCTGGTTGTATCAGTACGGGACGCGATATTGCCTCCGCCCTGCAAATGGGTGCCGATTTAGCTTATATGGGTACACGATTTATAAATACTGATGAAAGCAAAGCAACTCCTGAATACAAGAAGATGATTATTGATGCCGGAGCCAATGATGTGGTCTATACCGCTTCTATTTCTGGAGTTCATGCAAATTTCTTAGGCGCCAGCCTAAAAGCTGCCGGAATTACGGAGGAAGACCTAAAGAAAGATACTAAAATAGACTTTGGAAAAGAACTTGATACCGAAGCCAAAGCATGGAAAACCATATGGTCTGCAGGCCAAGGTTCTGCTTTAATTGATAATTCCATTCCTGTAGCTGAACTTATTTCTAACTTGAAATCAGAATTTAAGTTTGCTATTGAACAACAGATTATGGTTCTAGAGAAATACCCTAAATAA
- the recO gene encoding DNA repair protein RecO, translating to MQVTTKAIVLTSLKYGDTSLIVKAFTVSDGIKSYLLRGVLASKKGKLKTAYFQPLTQLEIVANHKNKGALESIKEAKINYPYQTLHSDISKNAMTLFLAEMLANSIHEEEANEVLFEFVEASLQWLDAQSRISNFHIYFLVRLTRYLGFYPDTNEIGSSYFDLLEGEFTDTLSLNPILTGDNLDYFKSFLGMHFDEIHDIKMNKNNRHELLQSLVLFYELHLQGFRKPKSLAILNEVFS from the coding sequence ATGCAGGTAACTACCAAAGCTATAGTTCTTACATCTCTTAAATATGGCGATACAAGTTTAATTGTAAAGGCCTTTACCGTATCTGACGGTATAAAATCGTATCTATTAAGAGGAGTTTTGGCTTCTAAGAAGGGAAAGTTAAAAACGGCGTATTTTCAGCCGTTGACTCAACTTGAAATTGTTGCCAATCATAAAAATAAAGGGGCTTTAGAAAGTATAAAGGAGGCGAAAATCAATTACCCCTACCAAACATTACATTCAGATATATCAAAGAATGCTATGACTCTGTTTCTGGCGGAGATGTTGGCCAACAGCATTCATGAAGAAGAGGCAAATGAAGTGCTTTTTGAGTTCGTAGAAGCCTCTTTGCAATGGCTTGATGCTCAGAGTAGGATTTCTAATTTTCATATCTACTTTTTGGTACGCTTAACACGGTATTTAGGTTTTTATCCGGATACGAATGAAATAGGGTCTAGTTATTTTGATTTGCTGGAAGGTGAGTTTACGGACACTCTTTCTTTAAATCCAATTTTAACAGGAGATAATCTTGATTACTTTAAAAGCTTCTTGGGCATGCATTTTGATGAGATACATGATATCAAAATGAATAAAAACAACCGTCATGAACTTTTACAATCACTTGTGCTGTTCTATGAGTTGCATTTGCAGGGGTTTAGAAAACCAAAATCCCTAGCCATCTTAAACGAAGTATTTAGCTAG
- a CDS encoding arsenate reductase family protein, producing the protein MKKIYHLSTCDTCKRILKELQPLDGVILQDIKTEAMTQKQVEEMQKIAGSYEALFSKRARLYRQMGLHENQPSEGELKNLILEHYTFLKRPVIIIEDQIFIGNSKKVVEAAKEALHQ; encoded by the coding sequence ATGAAAAAAATTTACCACCTCAGCACCTGTGACACCTGCAAACGTATTCTTAAAGAATTACAGCCATTAGATGGTGTTATTCTTCAGGACATTAAAACCGAAGCAATGACCCAAAAGCAGGTAGAAGAAATGCAAAAAATTGCAGGAAGCTACGAAGCTCTTTTTAGCAAACGAGCACGTCTTTACAGACAAATGGGCTTACATGAGAACCAACCTTCAGAAGGTGAATTAAAAAATTTAATTCTAGAACATTACACTTTTCTTAAACGACCGGTGATTATAATAGAAGACCAAATTTTTATAGGTAACAGTAAAAAAGTAGTGGAAGCTGCAAAAGAAGCCCTACACCAGTGA
- a CDS encoding acyl-CoA thioesterase produces the protein MYLKEFEIRWSDVDANRHLANSAYLNFMSHTRMSFLTEIGFGHKTLLEKEIGPVVFYEHMYYFKEAFPGQPVKVSMEVMGMSEDGQFFEFHHNFYDYKGRNFAHCEMMGAWIDLKARKLTGLPNDLLAKFNVIEKPEGYRVLSKEDTRKYARTPKDLV, from the coding sequence ATGTACCTAAAAGAATTTGAAATACGTTGGAGTGATGTTGATGCGAATAGACATTTGGCCAATTCTGCTTATTTGAACTTTATGAGCCACACCCGAATGAGCTTTTTAACGGAAATAGGTTTCGGACACAAAACGTTACTGGAAAAGGAGATAGGTCCGGTTGTCTTTTACGAGCATATGTATTATTTCAAAGAAGCCTTTCCTGGCCAGCCGGTAAAAGTTTCTATGGAAGTAATGGGCATGAGCGAAGATGGGCAATTTTTTGAGTTTCACCATAATTTTTACGATTACAAAGGGCGAAACTTTGCCCACTGTGAAATGATGGGTGCCTGGATAGATTTAAAAGCGAGAAAACTTACAGGTTTGCCCAATGATCTTCTGGCTAAATTCAATGTTATTGAAAAACCTGAAGGCTATAGGGTATTAAGCAAAGAGGACACCAGAAAGTACGCTAGGACTCCAAAGGATCTGGTTTAG
- a CDS encoding DUF3298 and DUF4163 domain-containing protein, whose translation MRTQVTYIILLLALVGCQKENKLTFETLSLDETRCSECPSVEINIPKALENSKIATSINTAIDEEIIETLNYDDEIETSNIKDAVESFSNGYWELKKLYPEETTNWEAKIEGTISYEDPDFLTIELNSYIFTGGAHGYSSQHFLNFDKNKGKELENWEIFKDRQDFEKFAEQKFRDQEHIPQEGPINSTGFMFESDMFYLPENIGFTKDGIKLLYNPYEVASYADGPIVLTLPYKDVKPYLAKKKS comes from the coding sequence ATGAGAACCCAAGTTACCTATATCATTTTACTTTTAGCCCTAGTCGGATGTCAAAAAGAGAACAAACTAACCTTTGAGACTTTAAGTCTTGATGAGACCCGTTGTTCTGAATGTCCGAGCGTAGAAATCAATATCCCTAAGGCACTTGAAAATTCTAAAATAGCAACATCCATTAATACTGCTATAGACGAAGAAATCATAGAAACTTTAAACTATGATGATGAAATAGAGACTTCTAATATTAAAGATGCCGTAGAATCCTTTAGCAATGGATATTGGGAGCTCAAAAAACTATACCCTGAGGAAACCACCAACTGGGAAGCAAAAATAGAAGGCACTATTTCTTATGAAGACCCAGACTTTCTAACCATTGAACTCAACTCCTATATTTTTACCGGAGGAGCACATGGATATAGCTCACAGCATTTCTTAAACTTTGACAAGAACAAAGGAAAAGAACTAGAAAACTGGGAAATTTTTAAAGACCGCCAAGATTTTGAGAAATTTGCGGAACAAAAATTTAGAGACCAAGAACATATACCTCAAGAAGGCCCCATTAATAGTACTGGATTTATGTTTGAGAGTGATATGTTTTACCTACCTGAAAATATTGGGTTCACCAAAGACGGTATAAAACTGCTTTATAACCCCTATGAAGTTGCTTCTTATGCAGATGGTCCTATAGTATTAACTCTTCCTTATAAAGACGTTAAGCCTTATTTGGCCAAAAAGAAATCTTAA
- a CDS encoding FAD-dependent oxidoreductase produces MNDPRFPELPQSHINVLKEYGKIESYSEDTVVFDLGELRYDFFVVLAGEIAILNPNNNETVIVTHSKNQFSGDSGMLSDRGAQFRAVAKAGSELLKITPAKLKEAIAKHSNLSDLLLNAFLQRQDTILNEYVGGIKLVGSGNSKEAYAIRDFMDKNYIWYNFLNVDQTNEAKDLLKNFNLSDKDLPLMICNGGQLHMKPTLDEVARFSGVLMDFEDKIFDLLVIGAGPSGLAASVYAASEGLSVVTIDSNAPGGQAGKSSKIENYLGFPTGISGRDLANRAYIQAQKFGCNISIPHRAEKIEHTGNHFILSATNGKVVKAKSLMAATGANYRQLPIDTIEKYEGSGVYYSATGMNASACKSELVGVVGGGNSAGQAALFLADYAQEVHVVLRGNDLGSKMSDYLVQRIIAAPNIHVQLNSQVTDLYGDHHLESLVLENSDGEKTKMNITNLFTFIGAKPCTEWLEGVVATDEKGFVCTGPGIDREDLYMCDIYSKRKPQSLETSLPGFFAVGDVRKGSVKRVASAVGEGSMAVSQVHQFLGELRARETKASVPD; encoded by the coding sequence ATGAACGATCCTAGATTTCCAGAATTACCGCAGAGCCATATTAATGTATTAAAAGAATATGGCAAGATAGAATCTTACTCAGAAGATACTGTAGTATTTGATTTGGGGGAGTTGAGATATGACTTTTTTGTTGTTCTAGCAGGTGAAATAGCTATACTTAACCCAAATAACAATGAGACAGTAATTGTTACTCATAGTAAAAATCAATTTTCCGGAGATAGTGGCATGTTGTCTGATCGTGGAGCTCAATTCAGAGCTGTGGCCAAGGCAGGTTCTGAACTTCTGAAAATAACGCCAGCCAAGCTGAAAGAAGCTATTGCTAAGCATAGTAATTTAAGTGATTTGTTGCTCAACGCTTTTTTACAACGCCAAGATACTATTTTGAATGAGTATGTGGGTGGTATTAAATTGGTAGGTTCAGGGAATTCTAAAGAAGCCTATGCCATTCGCGATTTTATGGATAAGAATTACATCTGGTATAATTTCTTAAATGTAGATCAAACGAATGAGGCTAAGGATTTACTTAAAAACTTTAATCTTTCCGATAAGGATCTACCTCTTATGATATGTAACGGCGGACAGTTGCATATGAAGCCAACTTTAGATGAGGTAGCACGTTTTTCGGGGGTTTTAATGGATTTTGAGGATAAGATTTTTGACCTCCTAGTAATTGGTGCAGGACCATCAGGTTTGGCAGCTAGTGTATATGCAGCTTCAGAAGGATTAAGCGTTGTAACTATTGATAGCAATGCTCCAGGAGGACAAGCGGGTAAGAGTTCTAAAATTGAGAATTATTTGGGTTTCCCTACGGGGATTTCTGGGCGTGACCTAGCGAACAGGGCCTATATACAGGCTCAAAAATTTGGTTGTAACATCTCTATTCCACATAGGGCTGAAAAAATAGAACATACCGGCAACCATTTTATACTATCTGCAACCAACGGAAAAGTGGTGAAAGCTAAGTCTCTTATGGCTGCAACAGGGGCTAATTATAGACAGCTACCTATTGATACTATTGAAAAATATGAGGGTAGTGGAGTGTATTATTCGGCTACGGGTATGAATGCGTCTGCTTGTAAAAGTGAATTGGTTGGTGTTGTTGGTGGAGGAAATTCTGCTGGTCAAGCTGCTTTGTTTCTTGCAGATTATGCTCAAGAGGTGCATGTGGTGCTAAGAGGAAACGATTTAGGATCTAAAATGAGCGACTACCTAGTGCAGCGGATTATAGCGGCACCCAACATTCACGTACAGCTGAATTCTCAAGTAACTGATTTGTATGGTGATCACCATTTAGAATCTCTTGTTTTAGAAAATAGTGATGGTGAGAAAACCAAAATGAACATTACAAACCTATTTACCTTTATTGGAGCTAAACCATGTACTGAATGGTTGGAAGGGGTTGTAGCTACAGATGAAAAAGGTTTTGTTTGTACAGGTCCGGGTATTGATAGAGAGGACTTGTATATGTGTGATATTTATTCCAAACGCAAGCCACAATCCTTAGAAACCAGTTTGCCTGGATTTTTTGCAGTGGGTGACGTGCGTAAAGGTTCTGTAAAACGAGTTGCTTCCGCAGTGGGTGAGGGTTCAATGGCCGTAAGCCAAGTACATCAGTTTTTAGGGGAATTACGGGCAAGGGAAACAAAGGCTTCGGTTCCTGACTAG